In Nocardioides conyzicola, one genomic interval encodes:
- a CDS encoding anthranilate synthase component I family protein, with the protein MNADPVAFFRSVASSHERCCWLDGGGAREWSGRRSLVGWLAPEDVSLTYDAAARLVTRHANGRAEVVGDDPFVVLEAELAAGSPTDQWFGYFGYACRPDLPASYGSGLPDAVWMRPSQVRLFDHEVLGHFTRFSGTAEAQKFRDTRSTGYPWDAPSTYATAFQQVQEQLHAGNSYEVNLTYRMATQSDLDPVTAYLRLRELNPAPYAGFVQHDVPGARAWLLSSSPERYALVGADRTLETKPIKGTTPRGATVAEDEELRRQLASDPKTRAENLMIVDLLRNDLSMVCEPGTVEVPTLMDVESYESVHQLVSTVRGRLRPEVTTVQALRALFPAGSMTGAPKLRTMQVIEDVEETPRGPYAGAFGWISADGRADLGVVIRSLMTAGDGRYLLGTGGGITVRSDVDGEWAESHWKAERLLAALASWSGDDDG; encoded by the coding sequence GTGAACGCGGACCCGGTCGCCTTCTTCCGCTCGGTCGCGTCGTCGCACGAGCGCTGCTGCTGGCTCGACGGCGGCGGCGCCCGCGAGTGGTCGGGCCGACGGTCGCTCGTCGGCTGGCTGGCACCCGAGGACGTCTCCCTGACGTACGACGCTGCCGCGCGGCTGGTCACCCGCCATGCGAACGGCCGGGCCGAGGTGGTCGGCGACGACCCCTTCGTCGTGCTCGAGGCGGAGCTGGCCGCCGGGTCGCCCACCGACCAGTGGTTCGGCTACTTCGGCTACGCCTGCCGGCCGGACCTGCCCGCGTCGTACGGCTCCGGCCTGCCCGACGCCGTGTGGATGCGGCCGAGCCAGGTACGGCTCTTCGACCACGAGGTTCTCGGGCACTTCACGAGGTTCTCGGGCACTGCAGAGGCCCAGAAGTTCAGGGATACCCGGTCAACCGGGTATCCCTGGGATGCCCCCTCGACCTACGCCACCGCCTTCCAGCAGGTCCAGGAGCAGCTCCACGCCGGCAACAGCTACGAGGTCAACCTGACCTACCGCATGGCGACGCAGAGCGACCTCGACCCGGTGACGGCGTACCTCCGGCTGCGCGAGCTCAACCCCGCGCCGTACGCCGGGTTCGTCCAGCACGACGTGCCGGGCGCACGCGCCTGGCTGCTCAGCTCCAGCCCCGAGCGGTATGCACTGGTCGGGGCCGACCGGACGCTGGAGACCAAGCCGATCAAGGGCACCACGCCCCGCGGCGCCACGGTCGCGGAGGACGAGGAGCTCAGGCGGCAGCTCGCGAGCGACCCGAAGACACGTGCCGAGAACCTGATGATCGTCGACCTGCTCCGCAACGACCTGTCGATGGTGTGCGAGCCCGGCACGGTCGAGGTCCCGACGCTGATGGACGTCGAGTCCTACGAGTCCGTGCACCAGCTGGTCAGCACCGTCCGCGGGCGACTCCGCCCGGAGGTCACCACCGTGCAAGCACTCCGCGCGCTCTTCCCCGCCGGCTCGATGACCGGTGCGCCCAAGCTGCGCACCATGCAGGTGATCGAGGACGTCGAGGAGACGCCGCGCGGCCCGTACGCCGGGGCCTTCGGCTGGATCAGCGCCGACGGTCGGGCCGACCTCGGGGTGGTGATCCGGAGCCTGATGACCGCCGGCGACGGCCGCTACCTGCTCGGCACCGGCGGCGGGATCACGGTCCGCTCCGACGTCGACGGCGAGTGGGCCGAGTCCCACTGGAAGGCCGAGCGGCTCCTCGCCGCGTTGGCATCATGGTCCGGTGACGACGATGGCTGA
- a CDS encoding low temperature requirement protein A: MAEPVPEERHASWLELFFDLVAVAGIGALAHLLEADDSSTGLAIYVIAFAAIWTIWACFTLYSNIRGEAVRTSTMLLGMAVLGVMIAAIPEIRAEHATAFAIAYVVGRMIAARPWQRSTVVVDLPVVQATFGVIPWVVSWWFDGTVQYALWAAGLGIDLLLQLTTTRDELLTKTQARLDRILAGRKNAPPQRGGPRGPREIPATISAADSDVPLLGERLGLFVLIVLGEGLVQIIDAASETEWDRPLAVTGAGAFALVFGLWGLGVRYGYAGVALLPERGLAPRLSWSAHLVATMALATVVAVLGGLVAEPGEEPSDHVRWLVVTAYAGYALLAVAVHVVRRDLPRAACVGVPFAVAAAVVALAPGIAAEGVVWTLAAGVLVAVVAHRRVIP; this comes from the coding sequence ATGGCTGAGCCGGTGCCTGAGGAGCGGCACGCGTCCTGGCTGGAGCTCTTCTTCGACCTGGTCGCGGTCGCCGGGATCGGCGCGCTCGCCCACCTCCTCGAGGCCGACGACTCCAGCACCGGCCTCGCGATCTACGTGATCGCCTTCGCGGCCATCTGGACGATCTGGGCCTGCTTCACGCTCTACTCCAACATCCGGGGCGAGGCCGTGCGGACCTCGACGATGCTGCTCGGGATGGCCGTCCTCGGCGTGATGATCGCGGCCATCCCCGAGATCCGCGCCGAGCACGCCACGGCGTTCGCGATCGCGTACGTCGTCGGCCGGATGATCGCCGCGCGTCCCTGGCAGCGGAGCACGGTGGTCGTGGACCTGCCGGTGGTCCAGGCGACCTTCGGCGTGATCCCGTGGGTGGTGTCCTGGTGGTTCGACGGCACCGTCCAGTACGCCCTGTGGGCGGCGGGGCTGGGCATCGACCTGCTGCTCCAGCTCACCACGACCCGCGACGAGCTGCTCACCAAGACCCAGGCCCGCCTCGACCGGATCCTCGCGGGCCGCAAGAACGCGCCGCCCCAGCGCGGCGGTCCGCGCGGCCCCCGCGAGATCCCCGCGACGATCAGCGCCGCCGACTCCGACGTCCCTCTGCTGGGCGAGCGTCTCGGCCTCTTCGTGCTGATCGTGCTGGGCGAGGGGCTGGTGCAGATCATCGACGCCGCCAGCGAGACCGAGTGGGACCGACCGCTCGCGGTCACGGGTGCCGGTGCGTTCGCCCTGGTCTTCGGGCTCTGGGGCCTCGGCGTCCGCTACGGGTACGCCGGAGTCGCGCTGCTCCCCGAGCGCGGGCTGGCGCCCCGGCTGTCCTGGTCCGCGCACCTGGTCGCGACCATGGCCCTGGCCACCGTCGTCGCGGTGCTCGGTGGCCTGGTCGCCGAGCCGGGCGAGGAGCCCAGCGACCACGTCCGCTGGCTGGTCGTGACGGCGTACGCCGGCTACGCGCTGCTGGCGGTCGCCGTCCACGTCGTACGCCGTGACCTCCCGCGCGCCGCGTGCGTCGGCGTACCGTTCGCGGTCGCCGCCGCGGTCGTGGCCCTCGCGCCGGGGATCGCGGCCGAGGGCGTGGTCTGGACCCTGGCCGCCGGCGTGCTGGTCGCGGTCGTCGCTCACCGCCGCGTCATCCCGTAG
- the zwf gene encoding glucose-6-phosphate dehydrogenase, whose product MENPHVIVLFGATGDLARRKLLPGMLRLWEAGLLDDSRIVGTSLEDIDTETFVKIARSSCDEFGHRPVTDERWEPFSEMLTYVPQSAGPEALAAAVREAEAKVTQPGRETNFLHYLSVPPKAALDVVRQLDEAHLVERSRIIMEKPFGTDLKSARKLNARLHQVFDESQIFRIDHFLGKEAAQNILAFRFANGLFEPIWNRNFIDHVQIDVPETLGLEDRTKFYESTGAYRDMVVTHLMQVLAFMAMEPPTSLAPGPISDEKNKVFRSMRPLEPHNVVRGQYSGYRQHHDTADDSDTETFVALKVEIDNWRWAGVPFFLRTGKKMAEGARIISIAFKEPPLTMFPSGSNAGTQGPDHLTFDLADQSKMSLSFYGKRPGPGMKLEKLSMQFATHDTSSAGAVLEAYERLIHDAIRGDHTLFTTADGIETLWEKSAPLIENPAPVRAYSPGSWGPNAIHQLIAPHAWRLPFERSWRDPNATG is encoded by the coding sequence ATGGAGAACCCGCACGTCATCGTGCTCTTCGGTGCCACCGGCGACCTGGCCCGCCGCAAGCTGTTGCCCGGCATGCTGCGCCTGTGGGAGGCCGGCCTGCTCGACGACTCCCGCATCGTCGGCACGTCGCTCGAGGACATCGACACCGAGACCTTCGTCAAGATCGCGCGGAGCTCGTGCGACGAGTTCGGTCACCGACCCGTGACGGACGAGCGCTGGGAGCCGTTCTCGGAGATGCTGACCTACGTGCCGCAGTCCGCCGGCCCCGAGGCGCTGGCCGCCGCGGTGCGCGAGGCCGAGGCCAAGGTGACGCAGCCCGGCCGCGAGACCAACTTCCTGCACTACCTGAGTGTGCCGCCGAAGGCCGCCCTCGACGTGGTCCGCCAGCTCGACGAGGCCCACCTGGTCGAGCGCTCCCGGATCATCATGGAGAAGCCGTTCGGCACCGACCTCAAGAGCGCGAGGAAGCTCAACGCACGGCTCCACCAGGTCTTCGACGAGTCGCAGATCTTCCGGATCGACCACTTCCTCGGCAAGGAGGCGGCGCAGAACATCCTGGCCTTCCGCTTCGCCAACGGCCTCTTCGAGCCGATCTGGAACCGCAACTTCATCGACCACGTGCAGATCGACGTGCCCGAGACCCTCGGCCTCGAGGACCGTACCAAGTTCTACGAGTCGACCGGCGCCTACCGCGACATGGTGGTCACCCACCTGATGCAGGTGCTCGCCTTCATGGCGATGGAGCCGCCCACCTCGCTGGCGCCGGGACCGATCAGCGACGAGAAGAACAAGGTCTTCCGCTCGATGCGGCCGCTCGAGCCGCACAACGTCGTCCGCGGGCAGTACAGCGGCTACCGCCAGCACCACGACACCGCCGACGACTCCGACACCGAGACGTTCGTGGCGCTCAAGGTCGAGATCGACAACTGGCGCTGGGCGGGCGTGCCGTTCTTCCTGCGCACCGGCAAGAAGATGGCGGAGGGCGCGCGGATCATCTCGATCGCGTTCAAGGAGCCCCCGCTGACGATGTTCCCGTCCGGCTCCAACGCCGGGACGCAGGGCCCCGACCACCTCACCTTCGACCTGGCCGACCAGTCGAAGATGTCGCTGTCGTTCTACGGCAAGCGGCCCGGTCCGGGCATGAAGCTCGAGAAGCTCTCGATGCAGTTCGCGACCCACGACACGAGCTCCGCCGGTGCCGTGCTGGAGGCCTACGAACGGCTGATCCACGACGCGATCCGGGGCGACCACACGCTGTTCACCACCGCCGACGGCATCGAGACGCTGTGGGAGAAGTCCGCGCCGCTGATCGAGAACCCCGCGCCGGTGCGTGCGTACTCGCCCGGCAGCTGGGGGCCCAACGCGATCCACCAGCTGATCGCGCCGCACGCCTGGCGACTGCCGTTCGAGCGCTCCTGGCGCGACCCCAACGCGACCGGCTAG
- a CDS encoding acyl-CoA thioesterase domain-containing protein — MTDEISFFTHDGDDLVPTALACSMWSDDQLHGVAVSGALARAAEQCLEATGRTDLRPARWVVDLFKAARMRPCTFETSVVREGSRICLVDVTLTQGDVRVARASATFLKPSATAPGEVWQPDDRPSPPPLDVAPETDEPRVPYLRSSSPWSQNFTEHQNADRKASWSSAIPVVPDEPLTPFQAVAAAADGASMVTNWGSNGVEYINTDIALTLARTPVGVEIGLLATDRVEHDGIASGTTAVFDRVGPLGTVTVAALANAQRTVDMGGVEYSDDGQRRATRV, encoded by the coding sequence GTGACCGACGAGATCTCCTTCTTCACCCACGACGGGGACGACCTCGTCCCGACCGCGCTCGCCTGCAGCATGTGGAGCGACGACCAGCTGCACGGGGTGGCCGTGAGCGGCGCCCTCGCGCGGGCCGCCGAGCAGTGCCTGGAGGCGACCGGCCGCACCGACCTGCGGCCGGCGCGGTGGGTGGTGGACCTCTTCAAGGCGGCGCGGATGCGGCCCTGCACGTTCGAGACGTCGGTGGTCCGCGAGGGGTCGCGGATCTGCCTGGTCGACGTGACGCTGACGCAGGGCGACGTACGGGTGGCACGGGCGTCGGCGACGTTCCTGAAGCCGTCGGCCACCGCGCCGGGCGAGGTCTGGCAGCCGGACGACCGGCCCTCCCCGCCGCCGCTCGACGTGGCACCGGAGACCGACGAGCCGCGGGTGCCCTACCTGCGGTCCTCGTCGCCGTGGTCGCAGAACTTCACCGAGCACCAGAACGCCGACCGCAAGGCCTCCTGGAGCAGCGCGATCCCCGTGGTGCCGGACGAGCCGCTCACGCCGTTCCAGGCCGTCGCGGCCGCCGCCGACGGCGCCAGCATGGTGACCAACTGGGGCTCGAACGGCGTCGAGTACATCAACACCGACATCGCGCTGACGCTCGCGCGGACGCCGGTCGGGGTGGAGATCGGCCTGCTCGCGACCGACCGGGTCGAGCACGACGGCATCGCGTCCGGCACCACCGCCGTCTTCGACCGGGTCGGACCGCTCGGCACCGTCACGGTCGCCGCGCTCGCCAACGCGCAGCGCACGGTGGACATGGGCGGCGTCGAGTACTCCGACGACGGCCAGCGGCGCGCGACGCGGGTCTAG
- a CDS encoding DUF3558 family protein, with translation MAARRRLARPGLDPGLMRALMLVAATAAATVLAGCSSDGSDPSTASSPDASAIAGVGWSPCDALTAKAVSRLVGADVDENAGTADAPRCTFTPAAKGGAAYDVSYLYFDGGLDAALDAMGATGAQLKPVDVAGADSARLVVSAKKAGVLVTGFVQTGGLVQSVNAAQPTPYDRAQVVTGTKALLAALAEAAPTSTPGQSPTMSP, from the coding sequence GTGGCTGCCCGGCGCCGCCTCGCCCGTCCCGGACTGGACCCCGGCCTGATGCGCGCCCTGATGCTGGTCGCCGCGACGGCCGCGGCGACCGTCCTCGCCGGCTGCTCCTCCGACGGCTCCGACCCGTCCACCGCGTCCTCGCCCGACGCCTCCGCCATCGCCGGCGTCGGCTGGAGCCCCTGCGACGCGCTCACGGCCAAGGCCGTCAGCCGTCTGGTCGGCGCGGACGTGGACGAGAACGCGGGGACCGCCGACGCACCGCGGTGCACGTTCACCCCGGCGGCCAAGGGCGGCGCGGCGTACGACGTCAGCTACCTCTACTTCGACGGCGGCCTGGACGCGGCGCTCGACGCCATGGGCGCGACCGGCGCGCAGCTGAAGCCCGTCGACGTCGCGGGTGCCGACTCCGCCCGCCTGGTCGTGAGCGCGAAGAAGGCCGGCGTGCTGGTCACCGGGTTCGTCCAGACCGGCGGCCTGGTGCAGAGCGTCAACGCCGCCCAGCCGACGCCGTACGACCGCGCGCAGGTCGTGACCGGCACGAAGGCGCTGCTCGCGGCCCTCGCCGAGGCCGCGCCGACGTCGACGCCGGGGCAGTCCCCCACAATGTCCCCGTGA
- a CDS encoding HAMP domain-containing sensor histidine kinase: MTVLPPPDPDGRWHYRRSLASRVTILTTLAAGATVALMALGAYITVRMQLQATLDDSLMHRAETTKTAIVCDPRLEVPAEYFGASDVWVACLDSVGGSVVRAQDTAEMKRLMGAPEEAVAKDLKKSSIRTVSSNGTRWRMAAVHRDDGSTMVIMQPLDSQEALLAKLGTVMLLFGLAGVIGAGLAGWGVARNGLRPVRRLTDAAEHIARTEDLRPLPVEGDDEIARLALAFNQMLAALAASRDRQRQLVADAGHELRTPLTSLRTNLDLLSQVDGTDGVGLPPEARAELLDDVHAQIEELTTLIGDLVELARDEPLTHVVEPVDVPELVDRVIARVRRRAPGLSFDIEMSPWYVIGESAGLERAVTNLLDNAAKWSPENGRVTVRLLDGTLTVDDEGPGIAAADRPHVFDRFYRSQESRGMSGSGLGLSIVRQVAERHSGYVTADDAPSGGARLTLWLPGAASPVPDWTPA, from the coding sequence GTGACCGTCCTGCCACCTCCCGACCCGGACGGCCGCTGGCACTACCGCAGGTCGCTCGCCTCCCGGGTCACGATCCTGACCACGCTCGCGGCCGGAGCCACGGTCGCGCTGATGGCGCTCGGCGCCTACATCACCGTGCGGATGCAGCTGCAGGCGACGCTGGACGACTCGTTGATGCACCGCGCCGAGACCACCAAGACCGCCATCGTGTGCGACCCCAGGCTGGAGGTGCCTGCGGAGTACTTCGGCGCCTCGGACGTCTGGGTGGCCTGCCTCGACAGCGTCGGCGGCAGCGTGGTGCGCGCCCAGGACACCGCCGAGATGAAGCGGCTGATGGGCGCCCCCGAGGAAGCCGTGGCCAAGGACCTGAAGAAGTCCTCGATCCGGACGGTCAGCAGCAACGGCACCCGGTGGCGGATGGCGGCGGTGCACCGCGACGACGGCTCGACGATGGTGATCATGCAGCCCCTCGACTCCCAGGAGGCGCTGCTGGCGAAGCTCGGGACCGTGATGCTGCTCTTCGGCCTCGCGGGGGTGATCGGCGCAGGCCTTGCGGGCTGGGGTGTGGCTCGCAACGGCCTGCGTCCGGTCCGCCGGCTCACCGACGCCGCCGAGCACATCGCCCGCACCGAGGACCTGCGTCCGCTGCCCGTGGAGGGCGACGACGAGATCGCCCGCCTGGCCCTCGCGTTCAACCAGATGCTCGCGGCCCTCGCCGCCTCCCGCGACCGGCAGCGCCAGCTGGTGGCCGACGCCGGCCACGAGCTGCGCACGCCGCTCACCTCGCTGCGCACCAACCTCGACCTGCTCAGCCAGGTGGACGGGACCGACGGCGTCGGGCTCCCGCCCGAGGCGCGGGCGGAGCTGCTCGACGACGTGCACGCGCAGATCGAGGAGCTCACCACGCTGATCGGCGACCTCGTCGAGCTGGCTCGCGACGAGCCCCTCACCCACGTGGTCGAGCCGGTCGACGTCCCGGAGCTGGTCGACCGCGTGATCGCACGGGTCCGCCGCCGGGCGCCCGGCCTGTCCTTCGACATCGAGATGTCGCCCTGGTACGTGATCGGGGAGTCCGCCGGGCTCGAGCGGGCGGTCACCAACCTCCTCGACAACGCCGCCAAGTGGAGCCCGGAGAACGGCCGGGTCACGGTGCGGCTGCTCGACGGCACCCTCACGGTGGACGACGAGGGACCGGGCATCGCCGCCGCCGACCGTCCGCACGTCTTCGACCGGTTCTACCGCTCGCAGGAGTCGCGCGGGATGTCCGGCTCCGGGCTCGGGCTCTCGATCGTCCGGCAGGTCGCCGAGCGCCACTCCGGCTACGTCACCGCCGACGACGCGCCCAGCGGCGGCGCCCGCCTCACCCTGTGGCTGCCCGGCGCCGCCTCGCCCGTCCCGGACTGGACCCCGGCCTGA
- a CDS encoding response regulator transcription factor: MSSTPLPRPRVLVVDDDKAVRESLRRSLEFNGYDVSLAGDGAEALARIAATDPDVVVMDVMMPRLDGLEATKALRKAGNDLPIIVLTARDAVGDRVEGLDAGADDYLTKPFALQELLARLRALLRRAVPRDDDEDEVLGFSDLTMEIATREVRRGERAIELTRTEFTLLEMFLRRPRRVLERSFILEEVWGYDFPTTANSLEVYVGYLRRKTEAEGESRLIHTVRGVGYVLKES, encoded by the coding sequence GTGAGCAGCACGCCCCTTCCCCGCCCCCGGGTCCTCGTCGTCGACGACGACAAGGCGGTCCGTGAGTCGCTGCGACGCTCCCTCGAGTTCAACGGGTACGACGTCTCGCTCGCCGGCGACGGCGCCGAGGCCCTCGCCCGCATCGCCGCCACCGACCCCGACGTCGTCGTGATGGACGTGATGATGCCGCGGCTCGACGGGCTCGAGGCGACCAAGGCGCTGCGCAAGGCCGGCAACGACCTGCCGATCATCGTCCTCACGGCGCGCGACGCCGTCGGCGACCGCGTCGAGGGCCTCGACGCCGGTGCCGACGACTACCTGACGAAGCCGTTCGCCCTCCAGGAGCTGCTCGCCCGGCTGCGGGCGCTGCTGCGGCGCGCCGTACCCCGTGACGACGACGAGGACGAGGTCCTCGGCTTCTCCGACCTCACCATGGAGATCGCCACCCGCGAGGTGCGGCGCGGCGAGCGCGCGATCGAGCTGACGCGCACGGAGTTCACGCTGCTCGAGATGTTCCTGCGCCGGCCGCGGCGGGTGCTGGAGCGGTCCTTCATCCTCGAGGAGGTGTGGGGCTACGACTTCCCGACGACGGCCAACTCGCTCGAGGTGTACGTCGGCTACCTGCGCCGCAAGACCGAGGCGGAGGGCGAGTCCCGGCTGATCCACACCGTGCGCGGTGTCGGCTACGTGCTGAAGGAATCGTGA
- a CDS encoding fructosamine kinase family protein, with amino-acid sequence MTRQPLVARRAEELLGTSVIATAPVAGGDIATATRLRLSDGTTALMKTLPHAPEDFFTDEAAGLRWLGEATAAGGAPVPEVLGADHECVIIRWIEPGKQSIDAAATFGRELAATHAAGADTFGAESDGYIGKLPLPNRPADSWGEFYAVRRVLPYLKLARDRGAAEDQDAATIEALVAKLPGLVPDEPPSRLHGDLWNGNVLWGLDGRVWMIDPAAYGGHREADLAMLTLFGLPHLPRVLDAYAEACSDTRPLADGWQDRAALHQIFPLLVHACHFGGGYAARAAQAAATYL; translated from the coding sequence GTGACCCGGCAGCCGCTGGTGGCCCGACGTGCCGAGGAGCTCCTCGGGACGTCGGTGATCGCGACGGCTCCCGTCGCCGGCGGCGACATCGCGACCGCGACCCGGCTGCGGCTCAGCGACGGCACCACGGCGCTGATGAAGACCCTCCCGCACGCCCCCGAGGACTTCTTCACCGACGAGGCCGCCGGCCTGCGCTGGCTGGGCGAGGCGACGGCCGCCGGCGGCGCCCCGGTGCCCGAGGTGCTGGGCGCCGACCACGAGTGCGTGATCATCCGGTGGATCGAGCCGGGCAAGCAGTCCATCGACGCGGCGGCCACCTTCGGCCGCGAGCTGGCCGCCACCCACGCCGCCGGCGCCGACACGTTCGGGGCCGAGAGCGACGGCTACATCGGCAAGCTCCCGCTGCCCAACCGGCCGGCGGACTCGTGGGGCGAGTTCTACGCCGTACGGCGCGTGCTGCCCTACCTCAAGCTGGCCCGGGACCGCGGTGCCGCCGAGGACCAGGACGCCGCGACGATCGAGGCCCTCGTCGCCAAGCTGCCCGGCCTGGTGCCCGACGAGCCGCCGTCGCGCCTGCACGGCGACCTCTGGAACGGCAACGTGCTCTGGGGCCTCGACGGCCGGGTCTGGATGATCGACCCGGCGGCGTACGGCGGGCACCGCGAGGCCGACCTGGCGATGCTCACGCTCTTCGGCCTGCCCCACCTGCCGCGCGTGCTCGACGCCTACGCCGAGGCCTGCTCCGACACCCGGCCGCTGGCCGACGGCTGGCAGGACCGCGCGGCGCTGCACCAGATCTTCCCGCTGCTGGTGCACGCCTGCCACTTCGGCGGCGGGTACGCCGCCCGCGCCGCGCAGGCAGCCGCGACGTACCTCTGA
- a CDS encoding low molecular weight protein-tyrosine-phosphatase — translation MLPAARTPGSYRIELVCLGNICRSPTAHVVLEERLADAGLGDVVEVSSSGTGDWHVGDPMDRRAAATLTAAGYDASRHRARQHDPADDVDLVLVMDDANLADVGGRTDRIRKFRDLDPREPGSDVPDPYYGGDHGFEEVLTMVERTASAIIDALRHERPWADRT, via the coding sequence GTGCTCCCCGCAGCTCGGACGCCCGGCAGCTACCGCATCGAGCTGGTCTGCCTCGGCAACATCTGCCGCTCCCCGACGGCCCACGTCGTGCTCGAGGAGCGGCTCGCCGATGCCGGGCTCGGCGACGTCGTCGAGGTGTCCAGCTCCGGCACCGGTGACTGGCACGTCGGGGATCCGATGGACCGGCGGGCGGCGGCGACGCTGACCGCCGCCGGGTACGACGCCTCGCGGCACCGTGCCCGCCAGCACGACCCGGCCGACGACGTCGACCTGGTCCTCGTCATGGACGACGCGAACCTCGCCGACGTGGGCGGGCGCACCGACCGCATCCGCAAGTTCCGCGACCTCGACCCCCGCGAACCCGGGAGCGACGTGCCGGACCCGTACTACGGTGGGGACCACGGTTTCGAGGAGGTGCTGACGATGGTCGAACGGACGGCGTCCGCGATCATCGACGCGCTGCGTCACGAACGCCCCTGGGCCGACCGGACGTGA
- a CDS encoding phage holin family protein, translating into MGLLKFLGWLATNAIALAVAAWIFDGIGFGGSDDWQGKFWPLLFVALILGIVNSFVSPVLKFLSIPFIIITLGLFLLLINALMLLFTEWLAGLFDIDFYVNGFWTAVGGAIVITIVTWVVGLLFGDRTEHPPAY; encoded by the coding sequence GTGGGTCTCCTCAAGTTCCTCGGCTGGCTGGCCACCAACGCGATCGCGCTCGCGGTGGCGGCCTGGATCTTCGACGGCATCGGCTTCGGCGGGTCCGACGACTGGCAGGGCAAGTTCTGGCCGCTGCTGTTCGTCGCGCTGATCCTCGGCATCGTGAACTCGTTCGTGAGCCCGGTCCTGAAGTTCCTGTCGATCCCGTTCATCATCATCACGCTGGGGCTCTTCCTGCTCCTGATCAACGCGCTGATGCTGCTCTTCACGGAGTGGCTGGCCGGGCTCTTCGACATCGACTTCTACGTCAACGGGTTCTGGACCGCGGTCGGCGGCGCCATCGTGATCACGATCGTGACCTGGGTGGTCGGGCTGCTCTTCGGCGACCGGACCGAGCACCCGCCCGCGTACTGA
- a CDS encoding GntR family transcriptional regulator gives MAEPGAPRHPGAPFSTLHLELSSTVDRVADELRRAVFDGELESGTPLREIALAESLGVSRPTVREALGVLVAEGLATREPNRGVSVSTPDPESVRDICRARLVLEGDGVRRWPTADETLRDAVRTSLVRYTSAVRAGATYQELNERHLAFHVSLVGLTGSPRLVAMAESLMVELKLALAQVDRIRRNAHDQADSHTALVMLLERGDVHGAETFLEKHLENAETSILAALGL, from the coding sequence ATGGCCGAACCCGGAGCGCCGCGCCACCCTGGGGCACCGTTCAGCACGCTCCACCTCGAGCTCAGCTCGACCGTGGACCGCGTGGCCGACGAGCTGCGCCGCGCGGTGTTCGACGGGGAGCTCGAGTCGGGGACGCCGCTGCGCGAGATCGCCCTGGCGGAGTCGCTCGGCGTCTCCCGGCCGACCGTCCGCGAGGCCCTCGGCGTGCTGGTCGCCGAGGGGCTGGCCACGCGGGAGCCCAACCGCGGCGTCTCGGTGAGCACCCCGGACCCGGAGTCGGTGCGCGACATCTGCCGGGCGCGCCTGGTGCTCGAGGGCGACGGCGTACGCCGCTGGCCGACCGCCGACGAGACGCTGCGCGACGCCGTCCGCACCTCCCTGGTCCGCTACACGAGCGCGGTCCGCGCGGGCGCGACGTACCAGGAGCTCAACGAGCGGCACCTGGCCTTCCACGTCTCCCTCGTCGGGTTGACCGGTTCGCCCCGGCTCGTCGCGATGGCCGAGAGCCTGATGGTCGAGCTCAAGCTCGCCCTCGCCCAGGTGGACCGGATCCGGCGCAACGCCCACGACCAGGCCGACAGCCACACGGCGCTGGTGATGCTGCTCGAGCGGGGCGACGTACACGGTGCCGAGACGTTCCTGGAGAAGCACCTCGAGAACGCCGAGACGTCCATCCTCGCCGCGCTCGGGCTCTGA